A section of the Virgibacillus sp. NKC19-3 genome encodes:
- the hmpA gene encoding NO-inducible flavohemoprotein gives METTARLDKETRDIVKATVPVLQEHGDAIANRFYELMLTAHPELKNIFNQTNQVNGEQPKALSKTVYAAAVHIDNLEEILPVVKQIAQKHKSLNIKPDQYKIVGKYLLLGIKDVLGDAATDDIINAWGKAYDAIADVFINVEKELYEETQNKPGGWVGFRNFKVVKKVPESDVITSFYLEAADGVTVPTYQPGQYITIKAEIEGEAYTHLRQYSLSCAPGEGRYRISVKREEAQGNSPAGIVSHFLHRDVHEGSILPISAPAGDFILDQKDRRPLVLMSGGVGLTPMMSMLETVIKEQPNREVIFIHSARSSNYHAMKDRVREITEDNKQVTSHVVYGNPSAGDYCDKEGRIDYKWLSETLPTNDAAFYFCGPKGFMRASYQILRKYGVRDTDLHFEIFGPAEDITAA, from the coding sequence ATTGAAACGACTGCAAGGTTAGATAAAGAAACTAGAGACATTGTAAAAGCAACTGTACCAGTTTTGCAAGAACATGGGGATGCAATAGCAAATCGATTTTATGAACTGATGCTTACAGCCCATCCTGAATTAAAGAACATTTTCAACCAAACCAATCAAGTAAATGGAGAACAACCAAAAGCACTTTCGAAAACGGTGTATGCTGCGGCAGTACACATCGATAATTTGGAGGAAATTTTACCAGTAGTTAAACAGATTGCCCAAAAGCATAAAAGCTTGAATATCAAACCAGACCAATATAAAATTGTTGGAAAATACTTATTATTGGGGATCAAAGATGTGCTGGGAGATGCGGCTACGGACGACATCATCAATGCCTGGGGGAAAGCTTATGATGCGATAGCGGATGTGTTTATCAACGTTGAAAAGGAGCTGTATGAAGAGACCCAAAATAAACCTGGTGGCTGGGTTGGTTTCCGTAATTTTAAAGTGGTAAAGAAGGTACCAGAGAGTGATGTTATTACATCATTTTATTTAGAAGCAGCAGATGGGGTAACCGTTCCTACTTATCAACCGGGACAATATATTACCATAAAAGCAGAGATTGAGGGAGAAGCTTATACCCACTTGCGTCAATATAGCCTATCCTGCGCACCGGGAGAAGGCAGATATCGAATCAGTGTAAAACGGGAAGAGGCACAAGGGAATAGTCCGGCGGGAATCGTATCCCATTTCTTGCATAGAGACGTTCATGAGGGAAGCATTTTACCAATTAGCGCGCCAGCTGGTGACTTCATACTTGATCAAAAGGACAGGCGACCACTAGTTTTAATGAGTGGTGGTGTGGGACTAACACCGATGATGAGTATGCTGGAGACAGTAATTAAAGAACAGCCTAATCGTGAGGTCATCTTTATCCATTCCGCCAGATCGAGCAATTACCATGCCATGAAGGATCGTGTACGTGAGATTACTGAAGATAACAAGCAAGTTACAAGTCATGTTGTATATGGCAATCCTTCTGCAGGCGATTATTGTGATAAAGAAGGCCGTATTGATTATAAATGGCTGAGTGAAACGCTGCCGACAAATGATGCTGCGTTTTATTTCTGCGGACCAAAAGGGTTCATGCGCGCGTCCTATCAAATTCTACGAAAATATGGTGTGAGAGATACGGATCTTCATTTTGAGATTTTCGGACCAGCAGAAGATATTACTGCAGCTTAG
- a CDS encoding Rrf2 family transcriptional regulator, whose protein sequence is MQLKKYTDYALRVLIFTGMKRDGELASIKEISEVYNISQHHLGKIVFELNKMELLETVRGRGGGIRLAKPANEINVGLVVRRLENDFNLLECFDKGTNHCVISPGCTLKHALNKALFAFFQVLDQYTIKDLVANEDELRELMGIK, encoded by the coding sequence ATGCAATTAAAAAAATATACCGATTACGCATTACGCGTATTAATTTTTACAGGAATGAAGCGAGATGGAGAGCTTGCGAGTATTAAAGAGATTTCCGAGGTATATAACATCTCGCAGCATCATCTCGGGAAAATTGTTTTCGAGCTAAATAAAATGGAACTTTTAGAAACGGTTAGAGGGAGAGGCGGTGGGATTCGGCTTGCGAAGCCAGCAAATGAGATTAATGTTGGTCTTGTTGTTCGGCGGCTGGAGAATGATTTTAACTTACTGGAATGTTTTGATAAAGGAACCAATCATTGTGTAATCTCCCCGGGATGTACGTTGAAGCATGCGCTGAACAAAGCATTATTTGCATTTTTTCAAGTGCTCGATCAATATACAATCAAAGATTTAGTAGCCAATGAGGATGAATTACGTGAATTGATGGGAATCAAATAG
- a CDS encoding type 1 glutamine amidotransferase domain-containing protein yields MAKTIATVITDMFEDVEYTEPAKAFKDAGHDVVTIEKEKGKQVTGKQNEETVTIDQGIDDVKPSDFDALFIPGGFSPDQLRADDRFVQFAKQFMDEKKPVFAICHGPQLLITAKSLEGRKATGFKSIQVDMEYAGANLVDQEVAVCQNQLVTSRQPDDIPAFNRESLNVLK; encoded by the coding sequence ATGGCTAAAACAATAGCGACAGTCATTACAGATATGTTTGAAGATGTAGAGTATACAGAACCGGCAAAGGCATTTAAAGATGCCGGGCATGATGTAGTAACAATTGAAAAAGAAAAAGGAAAACAAGTGACAGGAAAACAAAATGAAGAAACTGTTACGATCGATCAGGGGATTGATGACGTGAAACCGAGCGACTTTGATGCATTATTTATTCCGGGTGGATTTTCTCCGGATCAATTGCGTGCAGATGATCGTTTTGTACAATTTGCGAAACAGTTTATGGATGAGAAGAAACCTGTTTTCGCCATTTGTCATGGGCCACAGCTGCTCATTACGGCTAAATCATTAGAAGGCCGCAAAGCAACTGGGTTTAAATCCATCCAGGTGGATATGGAATACGCTGGAGCCAATCTGGTCGATCAAGAAGTCGCTGTTTGCCAGAATCAGCTGGTAACAAGCCGTCAACCTGATGACATTCCTGCATTTAACCGTGAATCGTTAAATGTGTTAAAATAG
- a CDS encoding LysM peptidoglycan-binding domain-containing protein, whose protein sequence is MQIYVVEQGDTLNKIAATYHTTVNVIIDANELDAPDNLVVGQALVIPIIGNFYFVQPGDTLYSIAQTFGISYQELAQVNNLSLDHALQIGFRLYIPSSATREITSSAYIEPFGNTVSETLENAAMKNAPYLTYLNLFSYNVNRDGTLTAPPMGNLQQIATSNNTSLMLVVTNLEEGSFSAELGHIILTVQAVQNTLLDSIINTATTEGFTDIHFDFEFLQPGDREAYNNFLRVAKQRIEEAGLFMSTALAPKTSAEQEGAWYEAHDYAAHGEIADFVVLMTYEWGYSYGPPMAVSPLNQVRQVVEYALTEIPADKILLGQNLYGYDWTLPFEEGGEPAEAISPQQAITRARQQHTAIEYDDTAQAPFYRYRDAQGKLHEVWFEDARSIQAKFDLIKELGLLGIAYWKLGLAFPQNWLLLEDNFTITKL, encoded by the coding sequence TTGCAAATATATGTTGTAGAACAAGGGGATACGCTAAATAAGATTGCCGCTACATACCATACAACGGTGAATGTCATTATTGATGCGAATGAACTGGATGCACCGGATAACCTTGTTGTTGGGCAGGCACTTGTTATTCCGATTATCGGTAATTTTTATTTTGTACAGCCTGGCGACACGCTTTATTCCATCGCTCAAACATTCGGCATATCCTATCAGGAATTAGCACAAGTCAATAATTTGTCCCTAGACCATGCATTGCAGATTGGTTTCCGATTATATATTCCATCTTCAGCAACAAGAGAGATCACATCCAGCGCCTATATTGAGCCTTTTGGGAACACTGTTTCGGAAACGCTGGAAAATGCAGCTATGAAAAATGCTCCCTATTTAACATATCTCAACCTCTTTAGCTACAATGTTAATCGTGACGGTACACTCACAGCGCCCCCAATGGGGAACCTGCAACAAATAGCAACATCCAACAATACATCACTCATGCTTGTGGTAACCAATTTGGAAGAAGGATCCTTTAGCGCAGAGTTAGGACATATTATCCTCACTGTCCAAGCTGTTCAAAATACATTGCTGGACAGTATTATCAATACAGCGACAACCGAGGGGTTTACAGATATACATTTTGACTTTGAATTCCTACAACCAGGGGATCGAGAAGCTTATAACAATTTCCTGCGAGTAGCAAAGCAACGTATAGAAGAAGCCGGCTTATTCATGTCAACTGCCTTGGCACCAAAAACCAGCGCCGAGCAGGAAGGAGCATGGTACGAGGCACATGATTACGCAGCACACGGGGAAATTGCCGATTTTGTTGTACTGATGACGTATGAGTGGGGGTATAGTTACGGACCACCAATGGCTGTTTCCCCACTGAATCAAGTACGGCAAGTCGTCGAATATGCATTAACCGAAATACCTGCAGATAAAATTTTACTAGGGCAAAATTTATACGGTTATGATTGGACCTTGCCCTTTGAAGAAGGCGGCGAGCCAGCAGAAGCGATTAGCCCACAACAAGCAATTACGCGAGCTCGACAGCAACATACAGCAATTGAATATGATGATACCGCTCAAGCGCCATTTTATAGATATCGCGATGCACAGGGGAAATTACATGAAGTGTGGTTTGAAGACGCCAGATCAATTCAAGCCAAATTTGATTTGATTAAGGAGTTAGGCCTGCTTGGGATTGCTTACTGGAAGTTGGGGCTAGCCTTTCCACAGAACTGGCTGCTGCTTGAAGATAATTTTACGATTACAAAGCTTTAA
- a CDS encoding isochorismatase family cysteine hydrolase: MKQSLENTAVLFIDVINDFDFDGGENLIKHTTQILPNLKKLKSFAKENGLPTIYINDHYGLWQGDFHKIMDHCKNERSKHIIDALKPDKYDYFIIKPQHSAFFQTPLQSLLHDIGKTNLILAGVAGDICILFTAKDAYMYGFNMHIPENCIASEEKEGSEYALYLMRTVMDATINPI; the protein is encoded by the coding sequence ATGAAGCAATCACTTGAAAATACAGCAGTATTATTTATCGATGTGATTAACGATTTTGACTTTGATGGTGGAGAGAATTTGATTAAGCATACCACCCAAATTTTACCTAATCTGAAAAAATTAAAGAGCTTTGCTAAAGAAAATGGTTTGCCTACTATCTATATTAATGATCATTATGGGTTGTGGCAAGGAGATTTCCATAAAATTATGGATCACTGTAAAAATGAACGAAGCAAACACATAATAGATGCGCTGAAACCTGATAAATATGACTACTTTATTATTAAACCACAGCACTCGGCATTTTTTCAGACACCACTCCAATCATTGCTCCATGATATCGGAAAAACCAACCTAATTTTGGCGGGTGTTGCCGGTGATATTTGTATTTTATTCACGGCTAAAGATGCATATATGTATGGTTTTAATATGCATATTCCGGAAAATTGCATTGCCTCTGAAGAAAAGGAAGGTAGCGAATATGCATTGTATCTAATGCGAACGGTAATGGACGCAACAATCAATCCCATTTAA
- a CDS encoding ester cyclase encodes MVVYNEKQLYELWVKAWNEDISVIDNITNPGCIVHYVRRMDGNSLGNLTGVEALKEVIKDRNTFFSNIKMTVEVGPIINKPYVLSRWNLTGIYKGGISEAKVKVGKRIKLKGMDLFFMEKGKIKNYWFSWDRAHLMEQLNML; translated from the coding sequence TTGGTAGTTTATAATGAAAAACAACTATATGAATTATGGGTAAAAGCTTGGAATGAAGATATTTCCGTCATTGATAACATAACAAACCCTGGTTGTATTGTTCATTATGTGAGAAGAATGGATGGGAACTCCTTAGGTAATCTAACTGGTGTGGAAGCGTTGAAAGAGGTGATTAAAGACCGCAATACCTTTTTTAGCAATATAAAGATGACGGTAGAAGTTGGTCCTATCATAAATAAACCATATGTATTATCGCGTTGGAACCTTACAGGTATTTATAAAGGAGGTATATCAGAAGCCAAAGTGAAGGTTGGGAAGAGAATAAAACTCAAGGGTATGGATCTTTTTTTTATGGAGAAGGGAAAAATAAAAAACTATTGGTTTTCCTGGGATCGGGCACATCTAATGGAACAATTGAATATGTTATGA
- a CDS encoding MerR family transcriptional regulator — protein MLTVKQAADKVSISPSTIRYYDDEGLLPFIERSQNGYRMFKEEDLFWLEMIGCMRETNMSIETLRHVAHLHMEGSSTLEERTRIFKDHKTKLQMQKKNIDDALDKLETKMNILESYPTPIVNAKE, from the coding sequence TTGTTAACAGTAAAACAGGCTGCTGATAAAGTATCGATTTCACCATCTACTATTCGTTATTATGATGATGAAGGGCTCTTGCCTTTTATAGAACGAAGCCAAAACGGTTACCGAATGTTTAAAGAGGAAGATCTTTTTTGGCTAGAAATGATAGGTTGTATGAGAGAAACAAATATGTCTATTGAAACGTTAAGACATGTGGCTCATCTACATATGGAAGGATCAAGTACGCTAGAGGAGAGAACTCGAATTTTTAAAGATCATAAGACAAAATTACAAATGCAAAAAAAGAACATTGATGATGCATTGGATAAATTAGAAACGAAAATGAATATATTAGAATCTTATCCTACTCCTATTGTAAACGCGAAGGAGTGA
- the sda gene encoding sporulation histidine kinase inhibitor Sda encodes MISNELLIEAYFEAKSLELDFEFIELLKTELRKRCIEIEK; translated from the coding sequence ATAATATCTAATGAGCTATTAATAGAAGCATATTTTGAAGCCAAATCTTTGGAATTGGACTTTGAATTTATTGAGCTATTAAAAACGGAATTAAGAAAGCGTTGTATTGAAATAGAAAAATAA
- a CDS encoding N-acetylmuramoyl-L-alanine amidase codes for MRVLFSSIIIATISFLFIIPTIDADNGEIYEVGTSNSNLNVRSSPSLNAPVIGELQSGDQINVLQESFGWAQTYYDGKEAWVALHYLNKASISKGSEQNSKTDNVLEHQKEDNQSLEGYNIVIDPGHGGSDPGAEAVNGKFEKDIIMSTVDEIVSILQESGANVILTRNSDYFVSLPNRVYISNSYNTHAFISLHFNSHPVMDVNGVETHYYSGAKSDALANAMQSSLEQNTPLASRGIKQSDLYVLRESNAPSVLLELGFITNPSDLSAIKTKEYQNNIAKGVLDGLHLYLNQ; via the coding sequence CTGATAATGGGGAAATATATGAGGTTGGAACATCTAACTCAAACTTAAATGTAAGATCATCTCCATCCCTAAATGCACCAGTAATAGGTGAATTACAAAGTGGCGATCAAATCAATGTCTTACAGGAATCCTTTGGTTGGGCTCAGACCTATTATGATGGAAAGGAGGCATGGGTTGCTTTACACTATTTAAATAAAGCATCTATATCCAAAGGTTCAGAACAAAATAGCAAAACAGACAACGTCTTGGAGCATCAAAAAGAGGATAATCAATCATTAGAAGGTTATAATATTGTTATTGACCCTGGACACGGTGGCTCAGACCCTGGTGCAGAGGCTGTTAATGGAAAATTTGAGAAAGATATTATTATGAGTACAGTCGATGAAATAGTAAGCATTCTCCAGGAATCAGGAGCGAATGTAATTTTGACAAGAAATAGTGATTACTTTGTTTCTTTACCAAATCGGGTGTACATAAGTAATTCATATAATACACATGCTTTTATTAGTTTACATTTTAATTCTCATCCTGTTATGGATGTAAATGGTGTAGAAACACATTATTACTCAGGCGCCAAAAGCGATGCTTTAGCAAATGCAATGCAATCGTCATTAGAACAAAACACGCCTCTTGCAAGTCGTGGCATTAAACAAAGCGATCTTTATGTCCTTCGAGAAAGTAATGCGCCTAGTGTATTACTAGAATTAGGTTTTATAACAAATCCTAGTGATCTATCAGCTATCAAAACCAAGGAATACCAAAACAACATAGCTAAAGGTGTTCTTGACGGGCTCCACTTATACCTGAATCAATAA